The following are encoded together in the Chaetodon auriga isolate fChaAug3 chromosome 4, fChaAug3.hap1, whole genome shotgun sequence genome:
- the spcs3 gene encoding signal peptidase complex subunit 3 — protein MNTVLSRANSLFAFSLSVMAALTFGCFITTAFKDRRVPVDIHVAKVMLKNVDDFTGPKERSDLGFITFDLSADLQPIFDWNVKQLFLYLSAEYATKSNSLNQVVLWDKIVLRGENTKLNLRDMKSKYFFFDDGNGLRANKNITLTLSWNVVPNAGILPLVAGSGHVSLPFPDTYETTKSY, from the exons ATGAATACGGTTCTCTCAAGAGCTAACTCTTTGttcgccttctctctgagcGTTATGGCCGCCTTAACTTTCGGCTGTTTCATCACGACAGCGTTCAAAGACAGAAGAGTTCCCGTGGACATCCACGTCGCTAAAGTCATGCT GAAGAATGTTGATGACTTCACAGGACCTAAAGAGCGCAGTGATCTGGGTTTcatcacctttgacctctcagCTG ATTTGCAGCCAATTTTTGACTGGAACGTGAAACAGCTGTTTCTCTATCTGTCAGCTGAGTATGCCACAAAGAGCAAT tctctAAACCAGGTGGTGCTGTGGGATAAGATTGTCCTTCGAGGTGAAAACACCAAACTGAACCTCAGAGACATGAAGTCCAAATACTTCTTCTTTGATGACGGGAATGGACTCAG GGCTAATAAGAACATCACTCTGACATTGTCATGGAATGTTGTTCCCAACGCTGGAATCCTGCCTCTAGTGGCTGGAAGTGGACACGTCAGCCTCCCCTTTCCAGATACATATGAGACTACCAAGAGCTactag
- the LOC143319939 gene encoding uncharacterized protein LOC143319939 — protein MIDSFIEQQPAIYAALLSPEVRKNEKDHIILSDTDITCAEEVLKALKPMKDATLVMSEESIPTLSIITPLHAKLVMATEDSLDDSQTVKDIKAAIAQDLGKRYANEKETLLMASTLDRFKDLPFLADAEAKETYSKLTDAVVAAIQKQQNQEAADILVEKTDQPEDQSEEFDPTPAPHEETKEFMCID, from the exons ATGATAGATAGTTTCATAGAACAACAACCAGCCATCTATGCAGCACTCCTTTCACCAGAAGTcagaaagaatgaaaaggacCACATCATACTGAGTGATACTGATATCACATGTGCAGAGGAAGTGCTCAAGGCACTCAAGCCAATGAAGGATGCCACCTTAGTGATGTCAGAGGAGAGCATACCCACTCTTTCCATCATTACACCTCTTCATGCCAAGCTTGTCATGGCCACAGAAGACAGCCTGGATGATTCCCAGACAGTGAAGGACATTAAGGCTGCGATAGCACAAGATCTGGGGAAGAGATATGCCAATGAGAAGGAGACACTGCTCATGGCATCGACTCTCGATAGGTTCAAGGACCTACCCTTTCTCGCTGACGCAGAGGCCAAAGAGACCTACTCCAAACTGACTGATGCTGTGGTGGCTGCCATACAGAAGCAACAGAAT caggaggcagcagacaTTCTGGTGGAGAAGACTGACCAGCCAGAGGACCAGTCAGAGGAGTTTGATCCCACCCCGGCCCCCCACGAAGAGACCAAGGAGTTCATGTGCATTGACTGA